The Apostichopus japonicus isolate 1M-3 chromosome 6, ASM3797524v1, whole genome shotgun sequence genome contains a region encoding:
- the LOC139969039 gene encoding sperm-tail PG-rich repeat-containing protein 2-like codes for MYDRAPRVLTTGIESTGAGVGPGTYDAVAVPHTRIKADGYAPFSSMNPRETFLTVQDSVIAAPGPGQYDPLNPQDRVVGGKSLANKSKRFDPVSSKTPGPGTYNLSKQSDWIKKTGLLPEEDLKKGDNGVLITSRIKYSRKPLAPSIPTPGQAYGYEEHEDGTLRKQEAPARDNSLGPAFYDVNQHETKTSAKYKGVHFGSMTAARMDFSGQGGPGPGEYDAFRELDTQYENLNIPATGTRPFESKIPRYHEEIAKSQEKKAVPGPGKYEISSQFDKTPQAYNTEGLEVEHPPFMSQAKRFTLLKSETPSPGSYNDPRHALEALKKIRGLKRSPFGTTAVRFQPQPRIQKTPGPGAYSFSGVAQDSLRRAYVESTRRGAFGSTSVRIKPILKLQESSLPGPAQYQVKDKPTYSRYANNKTANFASQSDRLLAPPPVIRDNPPPGSYEVTHSFDQSQGKKAPALPRSHHAKRNQGSFLSSSTRFAQPRDIILEKPDGKNPGPGTYNPPSKTGVKLGLMVTRDTRFKTLKNEDPGPGSYELSPLLQDTVLKGTFNATLNNPVATRMEMTKGTTHSKQAFMLGV; via the exons ATGTATGATCGTGCTCCCAGAGTTCTAACTACAGGAATTGAAAGCACAGGAGCTGGTGTAGGACCTGGAACATATGATGCTGTAGCCGTTCCACATACCAGGATCAAAGCAG ATGGATATGCTCCGTTCTCATCAATGAATCCTAGAGAGACCTTTCTTACCGTTCAAGATAGTGTTATAGCAGCACCAGGTCCAGGACAGTATGACCCTCTGAACCCTCAAGACAGAGTAGTTGGCGGTAAATCGTTGGCCAACAAAAGTAAACGGTTTGATCCGGTCTCATCAAAGACACCTGGACCGGGAACTTACAATCTCTCAAAACAGAGTGATTGGATTAAGAAGACTGGACTCCTACCAGAAGAGGATTTGAAAAAAGGGGACAATGGAGTG CTCATCACCAGTAGAATTAAATACTCACGGAAGCCCTTGGCACCATCAATACCAACACCTGGACAAGCATATGGTTATGAAGAGCATGAAGATGGTACATTGAGGAAACAGGAGGCCCCGGCTAGAGACAACAGTCTAGGTCCAGCATTTTACGATGTCAATCAG cACGAAACtaaaacatctgcaaaataCAAAGGAGTTCATTTTGGGAGCATGACAGCTGCCCGAATGGATTTCTCAGGACAAGGAGGCCCTGGACCCGGTGAATATGATGCATTCAGGGAATTGGACACTCAGTATGAAAATTTAAACATCCCAGCAACAGGAACTAGACCATTTGAGTCAAAGATACCACGGTACCATGAAGAAATTGCCAAGAGTCAAGAAAAGAAG GCTGTGCCAGGACCCGGGAAGTATGAAATCAGCAGCCAGTTTGATAAGACCCCGCAAGCATACAACACAGAAGGTCTAGAAGTAGAACACCCTCCATTTATGTCACAAGCAAAG agatttacgttacttaaATCAGAGACCCCTTCTCCTGGTTCATACAATGATCCAAGGCATGCTTTAGAGGCTCTTAAGAAGATAAGAGGTTTAAAGAGAAGTCCGTTTGGAACAACAGCTGTCAGATTTCAACCCCAACCAAGAATACAAAAAACACCAG GACCCGGTGCCTACAGCTTCTCTGGTGTAGCACAAGATTCATTGAGGAGAGCCTATGTAGAGAGTACTAGAAGAGGTGCCTTCGGCTCCACGTCGGTTAGAATAAAGCCAATCTTGAAGCTACAAGAATCATCATTACCAGGTCCAGCTCAGTACCAAGTCAAGGACAAACCAACCTATAGCCGCTACGCAAACAACAAAACTGCCAACTTTGCTTCCCAGTCAGACCGACTCTTAGCACCACCGCCAGTGATTCGT GACAATCCGCCACCAGGATCATATGAAGTCACACATTCATTTGATCAAAGCCAGGGGAAGAAGGCACCTGCTTTACCGAGGTCACATCATGCAAAGAGAAATCAAGGGTCCTTCTTATCTTCATCTACAAGGTTTGCTCAGCCAAGGGATATCATCCTTGAGAAACCAGATGGAAAAAACCCAG GTCCTGGAACTTACAACCCTCCATCCAAGACTGGAGTGAAGCTTGGTTTAATGGTGACAAGAGATACACGATTTAAGACTCTGAAGAATGAAGACCCTGGACCAGGATCGTATGAG TTAAGCCCTCTGCTGCAAGACACTGTACTAAAGGGAACTTTTAATGCAACTTTGAACAACCCAGTGGCGACGAGAATGGAAATGACCAAAGGAACTACGCATAGTAAACAAGCGTTTATGTTAGGAGTATGA
- the LOC139969260 gene encoding uncharacterized protein: protein MTVQNELLFTLMKLRTGTKNLDLAERFNISNSTVSNKIITWINLLYVALGTLNIWPHRDIIIQKSPKEFQEKYKDTVIIIDATELTVQVPSSLQKQSECYSNYKHHTTLKSLIGVDPMGGVMFVRNFSKGSDVAQHRIHVERAIGKVKRFRIFQSLIPVSMFGTINQIWTVACLISNFQNPVISDGGDE, encoded by the exons ATGACAGTGCAAAATGAACTTTTGTTTACCCTTATGAAGTTACGAACCGGGACAAAAAATCTGGACCTCGCAGAACGCTTCAACATTTCTAACAGTACAGTgtcaaacaaaataataacatggataaatctactgtacgtagcacTGGGAACACTGAACATTTGGCCACACAGAGACATAATCATCCAAAAGTCACCTAAggaatttcaagaaaaatataaagaCACGGTCATAATCATAGATGCCACTGAACTAACTGTCCAAGTGCCAAGTTCACTTCAGAAACAGAGTGAGTGCTACAGCAACTATAAGCACCACACTACGCTAAAGTCATTGATTGGCGTAGACCCAATGGGTGGCGTAATGTTTGTTCGCAACTTTTCGAAGG GCTCAGATGTGGCACAACATCGAATCCATGTAGAAAGAGCCATAGGAAAAGTCAAAAGGTTCAGAATTTTCCAGTCATTGATCCCTGTATCCATGTTTGGAACTATAAACCAAATTTGGACAGTAGCTTGTTTGATTTCAAACTTCCAGAACCCTGTTATTTCTGATGGAGGAGACGAgtga